A stretch of DNA from Brevibacterium sp. CBA3109:
GTCTTCTACGCGTTCTCCGCCTGGGCCATGACCATGGCAGAGGGAGCTTCGAACGTTGTGGGACGGTCCCAGGAGTTCGGTCCCGACCTGATGTTCGTCTTCCTCGGTGAACATATGCCGGTGTGGTTCGTCGACCTGGCCAACCTGCTCTTCCTCACCTCGCTGATCGCGGCTCTGGTGGCATTCCACAACATCGTGGCCCGCTACTTCTTCGCACTCGGACGTGACCGGGTCCTGCCGACCCTTCTGGCCAGAACCTCACGCCGCACAGGTGCACCCGTCGCTGGTTCCCTGACCCAATCGGGGCTGGGACTCATCGTCATCCTCGTCTTCGCGGCCGTCGGTTCCGGCAGCGACGATCCGCTCTTCCCCGTCGTCACCCTGTTCACCTGGCTGACGAACATGGGGGCATTCGGGCTCGTCCTCCTCATGGGGCTGACTGCGCTCGCCGTGATCGGGTTCCTGCGCTCCCATAAGCACGAATACTCGCTGTGGACCAGGGTGATCGCCCCTGGGCTCTCCGCCATCGGACTGTTTGCGCTCTTTGTCTCCATCGTCATCAACTTCAATGTCCTCATCGGCTTGGAAGGCACCTCGGTGCTCTCCTGGCTGCTGCCTGCCATCGTCCTCGTGCCCGGCATCATCGGCACTGTCTGGGCCTTCGTCCTCCGGTCGAGGCGCCCACAGCTCTATGCCGGCATCGGCACAGGTGGAAGCCTGGGATGAGGCTGCCACTCGAGCACTCCATGAACACCACCCACCTCTCGATCACCCGTTCCACCTCAGATAAAGGAGAATCATGAACACCGACCTCACCACTTTCGCAGGACTGCTGTCGTCCATCGAGGACCCCAACGGCCGCGAACTGCTCGACCCCGCCACCGGCGAGGTCGTCGGTCGTACCCGTGAAGGCAGCGTTGCCGATATCGACACCGCAGTTGCTGCCGCGGGCAAGGTCCAGGCGGACTGGGCCGCACGGACATCGCAGGAGCGCAGCGAACTGCTCAACCAGGCGGCCGATGCCGTCGAGGCCTCAGCCGAGGCGCTGGCCGAACTGCTCTCAAGGGAGCAGGGCAAGCCGCTCAACGGGCCCAATGCCCGCTTCGAGGTCGGCGCCTGTGCCGCGTGGCTGCGGGCCAATGCCGCTTTCGAGCTCGAGCCCGAGGTCCTCGTCGATGACGGAGAGACCCACGCCGAACTCCACTACGGACCCGTCGGCGTCGTCGGTGCTGTGGGGCCTTGGAACTGGCCGATGATGATCTCTGTGTGGCAGTTCGCGCCCTCGCTGAAGATGGGCAACACGGTCGTTCTCAAACCGTCCGAATACACGCCGCTATCTGTGCAGGCACTGGTGGCTGTGGTCAATCAGGTGCTGCCCGCGGACGTCCTGAGCGTGGTCCCCGGCAGCGGCGAGGTCGGTGCGGCTCTGACTTCACATGCGGATGTCGACAAAATCATGTTCACAGGGTCGACCAAAACCGGTCAGGCCATCATGCGTTCGGCCGCGGACACTCTGGCACGGCTGACCTTGGAACTGGGCGGCAATGACGCGGGCATCGTGCTCGAGGATGCCGATCCGGCGGCGATCGCCGGTGACCTGTTCTGGGGTGCGTTCATCAACACCGGTCAGACCTGTGCGGCGATGAAGCGCCTCTACGTGCCTGAGTCGCTGTATGACCAGGTCTGCGAGGCTCTCGTCGGGGTGGCTTCCCAGTCGCCGATGGGCGTGGGGCTGGAAGAGGAGAACGTGCTGGGTCCCCTGCAGAACAAGCAGCAGTATGACATCGTCGCCAAACTCGTCCAGGCGGCCAAAGACGGGGGAGCCCGTGTGCTCATGGGCGGCGATCCTGTGGCTGACCAGCCCGGCTACTTCTACCCGACGACGCTGGTTGCCGACATCGACAACGACAACCTGCTGGTCGCCGAGGAGCAGTTCGGTCCGGTGCTGCCGATCATCAAATACACGGATCTGGAACAGGCCATCGGCTGGGCCAATGAGCTCGAAGTCGGGCTCGGGTCCTCTGTCTGGGGCAGCGACCTCGAGGAGTGCAAGAAGGTCGCGGCCCGCCTGGAGGCGGGTTCGACGTGGATCAACAAACACGGTGCCGTGGATCCGCGCATTCCGTTCGGCGGGGTGAAGAAGTCCGGGTTCGGACTCGAGTTCGGCCTCGAAGGCCTCAAGCACGTCAGCGTTCCGCATGTGATCAGCTGGTGATAACGGCTCCCCTCACCTGAACCTCCCCGACCCGAGGGCCGCATTCACAACCTCGGTGCCGTCGGGGAGGATCAGTGGCCGAGGATGAAGATCCCATCAGGCCCGTCGGCAGGTGGCCGCGAACCAGAGTGTGAATAGACGCTGACGGACCACAGGCACTCACTGCGGAATTGTCCCAGATGCCAGTCGGCGTATCGGTGCTTCAAATGAAGTCCGGTCACCGACGCGCATGCGTCTTGGTCCGCGGGGCCTCCTCGAGCATGAGTGCTTGTTCCGATGATGAGATAGCCCCCTGGCGCCAGAAGGTCCTTCGCCCGGTTGAAGGTCTCCGCCAGCTCGTCCGCTGTGAGGAATGCCGGGACGTTTCCGGACATGAGAATGACGTCGTATTTCGCCGGAAGACCTTCTGCTGACAATGCCTGTGCAGAGGCATCTGTTGCGCGCATCGAGCGGAACCACGTCGAATCGAAGAGGTCGTGGGCAACATGGAGCACCTCAGGCGTGGGGTCAATGCCGAATGCCTGATGGTTTCGGGAGCGAAGCCCGTTGACGGCGTTTCCGATGCCGCACCCGATGTCGAGAATGTGCGAGGATCTGGCGGCGATCATATCAACGAAGCGAACATCGACTTCCATATCGGTGTCCGTGGATGCATACGCGTGCATCTTCGCTGCGTAATTCCGATAGTCCCGAGAAGCCGTCATGTCCTCAGTCTTTCACGAGGCACGCGGCGCCGGCACGTCACTCCGCTTCCGGCGGCACCGCCTCGGGCAGGATCTCCTGCACGATCTCGACGACTCGGGTCAGGGCCTTCGAGGGATTGTTGCGGCGCCAGCCGAGTGCCAGGGTGAACGCGTCTCCACCCTCGGCGAGCCGAACATAGGTGACTCCGTCGATGCGGATATGGTTCGAGGACTCGACGACGATCGAGATCCCGACCTGAGCGCCGACGAGTGCGAGCAGACTGTACGGGTCCGGTGCCTCCTGCGCGATGCGCGGGAGGAAGCCGGCCTGGTCGGCCAGCCGCATCATCGCCTCGCGCACCTGCGAACCATGTGAGGGCGCATAGGTGATGAACGGCTGCTCTTCCAGGTCCGCCATGGACACAGAGTCCCGACCGGCGAGTTCGTGGCGGGTGGGAACCGCGACCATGACCCTCTCCTGCCGGATGACGTGGACGGCGATGCCTGCCGACGCTGGGGGTGAGATAACAGCCAGATCTGCGACCCCGTCGCGCAGCGCGAGAGCGGCTTCTCCGCAGTACATCTGAGGATGCAGCTCAAGTTCGATTCCCGGTTGTCTCTCGGCCACTTCTCGTGCGAGCAGTGACAGGATCGAATAGCCGCTCGTGCCGCCGAAGCCGATGCGCACTCGCCCAACAATTCCTTCCTGCGCCGAACGGGCGATTCGACGGGCTCCCTCGACCTGATCTCGGATCGCGTGAGCCGGTTCGAGCAGGGCTTCGCCCGAGGGGGTGAGCCTGACTCGCCGGGTGGTCCGCTCGAATAGGGGCGCATCAAGCTCAGCCTCGAGTGAGCGGATCATCTGGCTGAGGGCCGGCTGGGCGATGTGGAGCTTCTCAGCAGCACGCCCGAAGTGGAGCTCTTGTGCCACGGCGATGAAGGCTGAGAAATGGCGCAGATCCATCTCGATCACTTTCCACTGATAATAAAAACGCATCAATATGTTCGATATTATCTCTTGGACTCTGGGTAATCCAGATGGCAGTGTTGGAATCGCGGCAGCCACGGACGACATCCGCAGCGCCCGATCACCTCTGACCCGACAACCGCTGGAGCATGACATGACCATGACGAATCCCTCCGACCTCCTCAACCTCGATGGCCTCTTCAGCGAAACCGAGATCGAACTCCGCGACAAGGTCCGTGCTTTCGTCGACGCACGGATCCGCCCGAACATCGCCGATTGGTACGAGGGTGCGGTATTTCCGGTCGAGATCGTGCGCGAGATGGGCGACCTCGGTCTGCTGGGCATGCACCTGCATGGCTACGGATGCCCCGGCCGATCCGCTGTCGAATACGGCATCGCCGCGCTCGAACTCGAAGCTGGTGACTCCGGACTGCGCACCTTCGTCTCGGTCCAGGGATCGCTGGCGATGTCCGCGATCCACAAGTTCGGATCCGAGGACCAGAAGAACCGGTACCTGCCGGGAATGGCCAAGGGCGAGATCATCGGCTGCTTCGGCCTGACCGAACCGACCGCCGGATCCGACCCTGCGTCCATGGCCACGACTGCCACGCGCGGCGACGACGGCAGCTGGAGGCTCAACGGCGCCAAGCGCTGGATCGGGCTGGCCTCGATCGCTGACGTCGCCGTCATCTGGGCTGCGACCGACGACGGAATCCGCGGCTTCCTCGTCCCCACCGACACCGCCGGTTTCACCGCCACCCCGATTGAGCAGAAGCTGTCGATGCGCGCCTCGATCCAGTGCGACATCACCCTCGACGAGGTTGTCCTCCCGGCCGAGGCCGTCCTGCCTGAAGTCAAAGGGCTGAAAGGCCCGTTCTCCTGCCTCAACGAGGCCCGCTACGGAATCATGTGGGGAGCGATGGGCGCGGCCCGCGACTCCTACGAAGTGGCGCTGAAATATTCGCAGGAGCGCCTCCAGTTCGACAAGCCGCTGGCCGGTTATCAGATCTCGCAGGAGAAGCTCGTCAACATGGTCCTCGAAATCCAGAAGGGGATTCTCGTGGCTGTGCAGACAGGGCGTCTCAAAGATGCGGGGAATCTCGACCCAGTTCAGATCTCGGTGGGCAAACTCAACAACTGCCGCGAGGCCATCGCGATCTGCCGCGAGGCGCGCACGATGCTCGGCGGCAACGGGATCACCCTTGACTACTCACCGCTGCGGCATGCGAACAATCTCGAATCCGTGCGCACCTACGAGGGCACCGACGAGGTTCACACCCTGATTCTGGGCCGTCACATCACGGGTGAGCAGGCGTTTAGGTAAGAGCTGTATTGGAACTGCCACACCTAGGACCGGTGTAGCGAGACTCCCGCCACCCACACCTCGGCGGGGGAGGACGTGGCCGAACGGATCGCCTCGGTGCTCGTCATCCCGGCGGTGATGAGGTAGTCGAGTTCGTCATGCAGTGAGGGTCCATGGTGGACCGGGGCGAACGGGGTTTCGTTCGCGTCGGTGCCGGCGATGATCGTGATCCCCGCATCGAGCATGGCGCGAACATTGTCGAGCGCGACCGCAAAGGCGGCATCAGCATGATCGCCGAGGCGGGCGTCGGCCATCGCCCGCATCATCACGAGCGTGGGGGAGACAGCAGTGCCCTGGTCCCGCATCCGCTCGAGGGTGCCAGGTTCCAGCTCTCGGTCGAGCGGGGCATGGGTGAGGACATCGACGCCGGCGTCGAGACCGCGGTCGAAGGCCGCGGCGGTGACGACGTGAGCGACACTCAGCAGACCGCGCGCATGTGCCCCCTCGACCAGCGCGGTCAGCGTCTCGATGCTCAGTGCCGGGACCTCGGTGGCAGCGGGATCTTCGATGATGATCTTGATGAGGTCGGCTTCGTTGTCGACTCGCCAGTCGAGGAATCTGTCGGCATCGGCCGGACCCGTGACCGCGGACTCGGCGGGGAATCCCATCATCTCGATCTGGGTGCTGCCCGGCGCCGAGGCGGCTGAGCCGGCACTGAGGATCGCAGGCAATTCGGCGTCGGAGCGCAACCCGTCGACAAGCGAATCCGGGTGAGTTCCGAGGTCGACGAGAGTCGTCAGTCCCGCATGGACGGCACCGATCAGCCTCTCACGAGCGCCGAGGTGGACATGGGTGTCGATGAGGCCCGGGGCCAGGAATCGGGCGCGGCAGAACCGTCACGCTCAGCATCGACGAGTCGGACATTGCGCAGCGTTGTCATGCCGTCACTGTACTGGCAGTCACTGTGCGGGTTCTCATGGTGCCGACAGTGGGAACACCACCTCAGTCAGCTCTTCGGACACGGTCCACAGACGACGAGCCACCTCGGCGTTCTTGGCTCCTGGCGCTCGCGAGGCGAATCCCGGTGCTCCGCGGACCTCGAACAGAGATTTCGGTCCCACGAAACTGTCGCCCGGGATGTCGGCGACTGCGGCGCAGAGTGTCGGGCGCGCGCCTTCCTGCTCGTTCTGACCGATCAGTCCGATGCAGGTCCGACTGACGGCTGCGCGCAGCCGATTGCCGTCACCGGCCTTGAACAGGTTCGTCGTCGCCAGCCCCGGATGCGCCGCGGTCGCAATGACCGTCGATGACTTCTCCGAGAGCCGACGTTGGAGCTCCGAGGTGAAGAGCAGATTGGCGAGTTTGGACTGACCGTAGGCGGCCATCGGCTTGTAGGGTCTGCGCGTCCAATCGAGATCCTCGAATTCGATGTATCCCGACTTGTGGGCCAGGGAAGAGAGGGTGACGACGCGGTCGCGGATCTGCGGAAGCAGCAGATTGGTGAGCGCGAAATGGCCGAGGTGGTTCGTCCCGAACTGGGACTCGAATCCGTCGATGGTGTGGGACAGGGGTGGGACCATGATGCCCGCATTGTTGATGAGGATGTCGATCGGGCCCGTGAAGCCGGCGGCGAAGGACCGGACCGAGTCGAGGTCAGCAAGGTCGAGCAGGCGGACGTCGGTGCTGCCCGGCATGGTCGCTGCTGCCGCTTCGCCCTTGTCGAGGTTGCGCACGGCCAGGACGACGTGAGCGCCCCCGCCCGCCAGCACCCGAGCGGCAACTCGGCCGATTCCGCTGTTCGCCCCGGTGATGATGACCGTGCGACCGGTCATCGAGGGGAGGCTGTACTCGATTGCTGATGTCATAGGCGCCATCGTAGACCCCCCAGAAAATGTTAGGGTAACCTTCGTGCCGCAGACTCCCTCATCAGGTTCGATGCTCCTCCGCAGAGCCGCTCGGCGGCGTCTCGGTCTCCTGCTCCCCGGCATCATCACCATGTCGCTGTGGCAGGTCTGCGAAGCGCTGGTCCCGGTCGCCATCGGCATCGTCGTCGACGTCGCGATCATCCCGCTGTCCGTCCCGGCACTCATCGTCTCCATCGTCGGCATCGGTCTGCTGTTCACCGTGCTCAGCCTCGGCTACCGATTCGGCGCCCGTTTCTGCAATTCTGCCCGCGAACACGAAGCACATGCTCTGCGCGTCGAGATCACCCACGCCGCACTCACCTCGGCGAATCTGCCACCGGACCGCGCCTCCGGCGAAGTCCTGTCAATCGCCTCGGCCGATGCCGATACGGCGGCACAGTCCTTCGCCCAGGCCGGACGCGGCATCGCCTCGGTGCTGGGCATGATCACGGCCGCCGTCTTCCTTCTCATCGCGGACCCTGTGACCGGACTCGCCGTCCTCATCGCCGTACCCATCGGACTGATCATCGTGGCACTGCCCGGCCGCTCGGTGTCTGCG
This window harbors:
- a CDS encoding aldehyde dehydrogenase family protein, whose translation is MNTDLTTFAGLLSSIEDPNGRELLDPATGEVVGRTREGSVADIDTAVAAAGKVQADWAARTSQERSELLNQAADAVEASAEALAELLSREQGKPLNGPNARFEVGACAAWLRANAAFELEPEVLVDDGETHAELHYGPVGVVGAVGPWNWPMMISVWQFAPSLKMGNTVVLKPSEYTPLSVQALVAVVNQVLPADVLSVVPGSGEVGAALTSHADVDKIMFTGSTKTGQAIMRSAADTLARLTLELGGNDAGIVLEDADPAAIAGDLFWGAFINTGQTCAAMKRLYVPESLYDQVCEALVGVASQSPMGVGLEEENVLGPLQNKQQYDIVAKLVQAAKDGGARVLMGGDPVADQPGYFYPTTLVADIDNDNLLVAEEQFGPVLPIIKYTDLEQAIGWANELEVGLGSSVWGSDLEECKKVAARLEAGSTWINKHGAVDPRIPFGGVKKSGFGLEFGLEGLKHVSVPHVISW
- a CDS encoding class I SAM-dependent methyltransferase; its protein translation is MTASRDYRNYAAKMHAYASTDTDMEVDVRFVDMIAARSSHILDIGCGIGNAVNGLRSRNHQAFGIDPTPEVLHVAHDLFDSTWFRSMRATDASAQALSAEGLPAKYDVILMSGNVPAFLTADELAETFNRAKDLLAPGGYLIIGTSTHARGGPADQDACASVTGLHLKHRYADWHLGQFRSECLWSVSVYSHSGSRPPADGPDGIFILGH
- a CDS encoding LysR family transcriptional regulator, with protein sequence MDLRHFSAFIAVAQELHFGRAAEKLHIAQPALSQMIRSLEAELDAPLFERTTRRVRLTPSGEALLEPAHAIRDQVEGARRIARSAQEGIVGRVRIGFGGTSGYSILSLLAREVAERQPGIELELHPQMYCGEAALALRDGVADLAVISPPASAGIAVHVIRQERVMVAVPTRHELAGRDSVSMADLEEQPFITYAPSHGSQVREAMMRLADQAGFLPRIAQEAPDPYSLLALVGAQVGISIVVESSNHIRIDGVTYVRLAEGGDAFTLALGWRRNNPSKALTRVVEIVQEILPEAVPPEAE
- a CDS encoding acyl-CoA dehydrogenase family protein; its protein translation is MTNPSDLLNLDGLFSETEIELRDKVRAFVDARIRPNIADWYEGAVFPVEIVREMGDLGLLGMHLHGYGCPGRSAVEYGIAALELEAGDSGLRTFVSVQGSLAMSAIHKFGSEDQKNRYLPGMAKGEIIGCFGLTEPTAGSDPASMATTATRGDDGSWRLNGAKRWIGLASIADVAVIWAATDDGIRGFLVPTDTAGFTATPIEQKLSMRASIQCDITLDEVVLPAEAVLPEVKGLKGPFSCLNEARYGIMWGAMGAARDSYEVALKYSQERLQFDKPLAGYQISQEKLVNMVLEIQKGILVAVQTGRLKDAGNLDPVQISVGKLNNCREAIAICREARTMLGGNGITLDYSPLRHANNLESVRTYEGTDEVHTLILGRHITGEQAFR
- a CDS encoding amidohydrolase family protein translates to MAPGLIDTHVHLGARERLIGAVHAGLTTLVDLGTHPDSLVDGLRSDAELPAILSAGSAASAPGSTQIEMMGFPAESAVTGPADADRFLDWRVDNEADLIKIIIEDPAATEVPALSIETLTALVEGAHARGLLSVAHVVTAAAFDRGLDAGVDVLTHAPLDRELEPGTLERMRDQGTAVSPTLVMMRAMADARLGDHADAAFAVALDNVRAMLDAGITIIAGTDANETPFAPVHHGPSLHDELDYLITAGMTSTEAIRSATSSPAEVWVAGVSLHRS
- a CDS encoding oxidoreductase codes for the protein MTSAIEYSLPSMTGRTVIITGANSGIGRVAARVLAGGGAHVVLAVRNLDKGEAAAATMPGSTDVRLLDLADLDSVRSFAAGFTGPIDILINNAGIMVPPLSHTIDGFESQFGTNHLGHFALTNLLLPQIRDRVVTLSSLAHKSGYIEFEDLDWTRRPYKPMAAYGQSKLANLLFTSELQRRLSEKSSTVIATAAHPGLATTNLFKAGDGNRLRAAVSRTCIGLIGQNEQEGARPTLCAAVADIPGDSFVGPKSLFEVRGAPGFASRAPGAKNAEVARRLWTVSEELTEVVFPLSAP